The DNA sequence tatatatatatatatatatatataatacgtagaaAACTTTCTTCATGCATAGATAAAGCACGCGTCGTCTTACAATATTCATGGAATTTCTTGTTCAAAGTTAAAGGCCTTTACTGATAGAGGAAAATGTctttgaaagaagaaggatgagaGTCGTTGAAAGTATTTTACAAGGATATCGCCAAAGAACATCTAAGATCATACTTTTTTCcagttaattattaaatactatGATTGATATTATTCATCCAACGTAAAATCTTAGAAAATTATCTCGAACGAAGTTCTtacattttctaaattattttattattatcataatcgtCATAGCGAATATTAatctagaaaaatatatatgtatatatgtatgtataaattgatattatttttcgttaaatttctTTAAGCACTTTGATCTATCCGTTCCGCCATCTGCATTTTTATACGACGATTTTCTGCATTACCACGCAAACGTATATTCTTATAGTATCGACATCTACCAACAATTTTAGTAAATTGTTACGTAACGGGTTATGTCGGTCGATAAAACAGATTTCAAAAGatgatagattttatttatcttaaacAGATTATCTTAAACagataatcgatataaatgtttttataaattaaacgtATAAATTGTTTAAACAAAGAATTGTTTAAACTTCGAAATAATCTTCTTAACAGGATCGCCTTGATTTACTATGTCATTTCCGTGTCGTTTCCGTGCCATATCCGCGTCGTGTACGTTTAACTCACGgatgtaattattaaactCCATATGAAATAACGCCAGAATCCCGACGAAATACATTGTAGGAATTAATAGAAGTACCAatgttagaaataaaaagaaaaaaagaaaaacctgcGACGAGATGAACGCtgtctaataaattttttttttttcttctttatttcattgttgtccaaaaatattctaaaacgTCTGAAATTTACGAAGGTCATTtggtttttattaaaattttaatttaacataaCGAAtgccaattttcttttttttctgttttcttcatGAACGAGTATAATGCAAAATATTATGAACTCTTTAATTACgatgagtatatatatttgtcgtACATATTATTAACAGATTTTAACACATATGCGACGAACGATATatcaattgatataaaattgcTTACATAAGTGATTACGTATGGTGTCTATGAATGAATTGaatgaatcaaaaaaaagaaaaaaaagaaaaaagaaaaaaagaaagaaaaaaaaacgttttttctttaacgacCTACGATAGAGCCTAATTAACGAAAATGTTTCGatgaatattttacatttcgaACGATGGATAATGTCATAtgtgatttaatattataatcatcattcTATACGAGGTTAATGTATCGTGCACGCATGTATATGTTTAcataattacataaaatatataatctttcaattatagtaattgtaaattagaaattgaatgtattagaaaattattattgaaaaacgtaacACATCGagcgataagaaaaaaatgacgaaaaaatattacgaaatcAGTCAACAATTATCGTAACATCATTAATTTCAATAGACTATAAAGATATGTATTGTTACAGTATataaagagtgaaaaaaaataaagttatataaCACGATGTTAAAGTAGAAATTTCTATTACCTACTGTTTTATCATAGTTTACTGCTCTGTCggtaacaatgatattatttacatatacacggTATAATAGatgtttcttcttgtttttacttttattgcaaatattataaataaatacgcaCCTTTAATCCAGGCGTGTGAGCGAAGTAAGCTTCTGGACTTTGAGAATGATAAAGTCCTCCGTGTCCTACCGCACCGCAAGGTGTACGAATCGTTAATTTTCCGCAATCGAACATTCCGCCGCTTCTGTATCTGCATTTTGCCGCTTCATTAACTAACtgacaataacaaaataaaaattgtatttgaaACGTAAATccgttaaaaagagaaagagaaaaaaaagaaaacaaagatataataattccaatataTTTAATCACCTGATCAAATGCAGGAAATATATAATCAGCAAATTGAATTTCTGCAATGGCGGTTGCACCGCAGTTCGCCAAACCTATACCAAAACCTGCGATACCTTGTTCGGATAATGGGGTGTTGAATACTCGATCGGAACCATAACGTTCTTGAAGTCCTACGGTGCAACGAAATACACCACCGAATGCAACGTCCTCGCCGAATATTACTGCattaaaaagtagaaaaagaaaaaaaattgactaaaagaagataaatatgtagaaaagagagagagagagagagagagagagagagagagagaaaactatacaattataataacctaCGTACATAGTTTATCGACAATGTTAATGTATTCTCTtatcagtatttttttttaataaatttttcattctctcctatcattattactttttattatcgaatgcatatgtttcttattaaaatgcatcatcatcatcatcaccatcattatcatcattattattaacattcttggaaatattctgctGTTATCAGTCTTTCCAAGGTTTTGTTTTAAGCAATAACAAGCGCAAACAATCAGTTTTCGATAGTATAATTGATTAAAGttcatattaaattcatttatgtaaaagaaaagaaaaaaagagaaataaatattcaccTGCGGATGTGTCCTTTTTCAAAGTAATGTCCAAAGCTTGATTTATAGCTTGATACATATTCAATTTTTCGGTCTTACCTAAGAATAGTACATAATTAATTCGTTAGAATGCGCATGTGTATACGTATTTAAATCGTACAAGGTACGAAGTTCGTATTCGAATTCGTACtcattttgtataataaaaaaaaaaaaaaaaaaaaaaaaaaagtttacaaagaaaattaaaataaatattgaaaatattttatccaaCGTTAACATGAAAGcagtatgagaaaaaaaaaaaaaagaaaaaagaaaagcacatatgtacatcgaacattttatattatttttattactaatcgacacaatttataaatttgtttttaaataataattattaaaaagatcttTCTTCAATAATGAAACAACACAGATAGAATGTTTTTAATGAaactttcatttaaaattcaatGATTTACTCACGCTCTGATACAAGCGACCTTGTATTTGGGTAAAATTTAAAATGCACATTTCtaatatgtttctttcttGCAGCAGGTAGCTTTAATAATTTCCTTGACGTTCGAAAGACAAACGTAAATATCATTCTATAGTATTATTGATATACTACTAAATAGAGagataacgacaataaatagtaataagacGATAACGATATCTTTTATCTTACACAATACTATATCAACACATAGTCTATTCTAATATTCAAAAGAATTTCGTAACTGagaatattttgaaagaaagaacatacGATACGACACGACGGAAACATACGAAGCTGTTCGTTATTGGATATCCAATCGACTACTGATTTATAAAGCGTTCGTCTCAAAGAAATATACTTCATTTAAGTTTATCATCCTAACATTTATTAGGTTTATCATCGTAACATTTCGTTTATCGTTCTTTCGAACGGCGAATTAGTCATTCATATAATCGTTCAATGTAAGAAAcgtaataaaacgaaatgaaataaaatgaaacgaaaatttcagattttcccttctttctaaTATCACATTCGATTTAACTTTAGTGAAAAATctgaaatgatatattttctctatatatcctggttttttctttttcttttcttttttttttgcacgtCATTCACAATtcactctatatatatatgtgtgtgtgtgtgtgtgtgtgtgtgtgtgtgtgtgtgtgtgtgtgtgtgtgtgtgtgtgtgtgtgtgtgtgtgtgtgtgtgtgtgtaatacggatgtataatacatatagtTTATTGcgaacataatattatttctctaaATAATATTGCGTATTGTTCTGTAGAAACATTagtttatcgttttaataaattagaaaagattTATTCTATACACCTTTCGTTTCAGCTATTAAGCCGTCGTCGTTACAGCTTCTTCATAAAATACCAATGCGGTTACTGCTTTTTGATGGCCTTTATACTCGCGTTCTATCGCTCCAGTTGTAACGTTCCATAATCTTGCAATGCCATCAGAAGAAGCtaaacaaaatgataatattaaagtctattctatcgaatttttagcattatctataatacttgtaccagtGAATACATATTGTGAATCTGCACTGAAAGCTGCATCCCAAACCCAACGTTTTGCTTCGTGTTGCAATACCTGTATCTCTGAGAAATCCGTAGTTTTCCATACTCTAGCGGTTTGATCAGCAGACGTAGTCACGAGCAggctaaatatataaaatctacttttttcttttctttttctttattaacaaatataaaatcgatgaattgaatttttacTTACGTAGAATCGGGACTAAATTTACAACGTAATCCATAACGATTATGAGCCAAAAGTTTATGGCGAGGAATAGGTTTGGTTGGTTCCTCTCCAATACCTCCTGTTAGAGTCCAGACGTAACAATgacctttattatttacagCAGCCATATATGTACCATCTTGATTTATTGCAATATCTTGTATAGAAGCTTCAGTTTCTGGTAtctataaagagaaaaatttgttgttagaaatatatacttggtatttatctaaataaaaagagaaaattattaaattataattattgccgTACCAATTGTTCATTATGATCCGAACGAAGATCCCATAAATGTATAACGCCACTTTGATCGCCGACTATTAATTCTGCTTGATTAGGATGCAAGCATACACAATTTACAGGAGCAGAGACTTGAAATATTCTTTGACATTTACCATTATAATATCtgaaatacaattaaatattaattccacatatatttatctacaaatgaattttctaaaattatttaatatacctAAGATCCCATATACGTGCAGAACAATCCTCACCTCCGGTATACATCCATTTACCTTCTTCCTATaagaattaacaattataatttattaaggaTACAATAACAttcaattacttttttatatttcaattattctaATGTTCTGTCATACCTGAAAGCCAAAACCGCTGACATTTTTGGAACCTCCTTCGTAAGTAATAATTGGATTTGGATCATTTGCTCCTAAATCGTACATGCGAATATGTTGATATCCTGCTGCGCCTATAAAATACTTATCAGGTGTAATATCTAGGGCATTTACTTGCTAAAATTTATTgaggaaaaatattgttattgacgTAATGAAggtaagataaaaattatcgaataaaGACTAATTTATTCTTAACGTAATAGAATAAAAGGATACAAATTCTGTTTCTGTAAAAGTACGTTTGCAATTCCCTGTATGCGGTTGCCATAATTTTATAGTATGATCATAACCTCCTGTTGCAAAAATTACTTGATTACTAGTTCCATTATTCATAATCATctaaatatgaagaaaaaaaacataaattattaatcgatcaaatagattgaaaatattgtcattaacttttatttacCTGGATGAATTCAAACTTAAAATGAGATCATTAAGAATCAACTATACTGTACATAAGTGTATACTTCTTTTTGTTATCGCCAACAAAATcagaatgaaattttatttttaatcttttaagatattctttaaaatcaattaatccaattaaatagatttcgctaataaatttatttaaaaaatatcttgaattttaataaagtttACTATAACAACGGTTCTCTATCTTTGATACCGAAGGAGTCCTAGAATTTCACTTTGAGAACCACTGCACCAACAGTTCGATTCCTCTGATTGGTCCATTTAACAAAGTCccataaattaaacaaatctttgattcgttcattttttcttgtcattcaattaataaaatgaaatgaacgtataaatataatattttgaaattatttgtaatacaatttaataaatcaattcgtAAATATAAGCTGAATATATTGATTTGTCCAAATGATCACAAGTTGCACAAATTTTACTATAAAAGCCGCGTAAGATGCAATTTTTAGTGATTATCATCAGTTTGGTGGTATGATCAGTAGCGTATCTATGCGTCTTTATGAAGCGTGTAAAATAACAgggaatataaaagataacttATATGTAAAGCTAATTCTTTGAAATAGTTGTGCCTGCTGGTTCGACGGTAAACCTTAACAAAAATGCAAAAAGTtggaaaattaaattcatcgaTTGATATCATTCCCTTACAAGGATCTAGTGGtgattataaatcaaaaaatatggACAATAAacacaaaatagaaaattctcaccgatttttcaaagatcaattattaatatctcgtGTTCAAACggtaatgtttatatttaaataatatataaaagaaatctatACTGTTAAAAACAAACATACGTTTGCAATTCGTTTAGACATATCGAAAAATTGGGATTAATAGACCATTTTgattttcgttatatataatgttcatTTACGTGATTTATTCCGATTATTACAACATAACAACTGGTACTGACAGATTATTCGAGTGACTTACACAATATTTAACGTTGGATCAGATAATATTACACATACATGGCAGAAAACATGTAACATATTgcatttaatatatctattcgaataaccaaaaaataatattttccatgtgtttatatatcatatatttttatctaataaatacgtgtgtatatatatatatatatgtattatctaACACAAacatattatagaaaaaatatatacgtaaaagggagtattattttcaaaatatctcATGTGTAATACTATATTCTAGTATATGCATGAAAATGAAAACAGAGTGTATATTGATGTAAATGAAATGGCTGATACCcttcaaagaaaatatcgtgACTATCGTGGAAAAAAGCGTAGCGCATTTAGAGCACTTGTACGTAAAGCATACGACGAACTTACTGAGATGTTTGCCAAAAAGTCTTCACGTGATTGGTATGCTTATGAGgaggatgacgatgatgatgaagtTGATGTTGAGGTAccagtacatatatatatatatatatatatattatttttattgctatagcttctttttttttttttttatcaatttttgtcAAACAAAATCAATGGATTTTAGTCAGATCCACAACCTGCAATATTAGgagatgtattattaaaaatgttcaaGAAATCAAAGGGCAAGCAGAATGGAAATTCCAGTGACAAAGAACTTATAGATATTAGTAGTGATGATGACGTTGAAAAATGTGATCCAAAGTCTGATGTAAAGGTGGAAGATTCTACAGttgcaaataaaaatttacaagaaaatacaaattctCAGCCGGTTGTACAAAAGTCCTCCGATTCTAAGGAGGAAAGGCAATTGGTCCAAATGGTAAtagacgaataaataaatagatatcattttttaatacaacatGAAAgagatattaagaaaattaaaaaaattataatcttaatGTTTCAGTCAAAGAATGAGGTTTCTATACCTAAAACACAAACAGAAACGACAACTaggaaaagacaaagagataaagaaaatgacagCGGACAATTACCTGTAACAAAAAGGGTAAAAACAATACCAATTACCGAACCAAAAGTAACATTCGCGGATGTCGGGGGAAATGATAAGGTTTTGAAAACAGTATGCAAATTATTAGCACACATAAAACATCCAGAGATATTTAAACAACTTGGCATATCTCCATTAAGAGGATTTTTACTTCATGGTCCACCTGGTTGTGGAAAGACTTTGCTGGCTCACGCTATTGCTGGAGTAAGATAgatactttatttatatacatatattttgattttatacaGGATAATCCTTCTaaggtgatatatatatatatatatattcagtgTTCTATTACAAAATcaggaaagataagaaaaatattctttatcgaaggaattcatttgaaaaataataaaacactttcttatctttatttatattctgaaaaaaaaaaaaaaaaaaaaaaaaaaaaaaaaatttatattccttATGAGAGATTATCCTCCatgttgtttatattttatacattccTGAAATTAGGAATTAGCAGTGCCTCTATTAAAAGTAGCAGCACCTGAACTGGTGGCTGGAGTATCGGGTGAAAGTGAAGCACGTATTAGAGAATTATTTGATCAAGGAGTTGCTATTGCACCGTGCGTACTTTTCCTGGATGAAATCGATGCTGTTGCGCCGCACAGAGCTACGGCTCAAAGAGAAATGGAACGAAGAATCGTAGCACAATTGTTATCGTGTTTAGATGGTTTGTTGtactttttatatcatttattaaattaaggagatttgtatgtataagaaatacaatatccaaagatattattaagatattattaatcttgttttttcgtttttttttcttcctttcttttttttttctttctttctttttttttttttttatagaactAAGCACAAAAGATAATGGAGATAGAGTATTAGTTATAGGAGCAACAAATCGGCCAGATTCGTTAGATCCTGCGTTAAGAAGAGCAGGACGTTTCGATCGTGAAGTATGTCTTGGTATACCGGATAAAGATGCAAGAGCAAAGATATTGGCAGTACATACAGAAAAAGTAGCTCTGGCTCCTAACATTAGTCTATCGACAATAGCTTCGCTTACACCCGGTTTTGTAGGAGCAGATCTCGTTGCTTTAATTAGAGAAGCTGCCATGGCTGCGGTGGATAGGTAAACGTAATCTCacataatatcaatgattacgataagaatcctgtaatatttaatctaattaatttacCTCTTTATATGTAGAATCTTTGAAGACTTGAATGAAACGGTACCagctattaatatttctaaatctcCAGAAATAAGTGAAATTGATCCTCAAACTGATAAAGAAGTTCCAGCGTTTGAAAATTCTGGAAATATAGTCGATGATGTTACGACTGTCGAGGCTCCAACGTGTATAGAAGATACCGTGTCGTCTATAAGTAAGACTCAATCAGAAAATTCCAATGTAGGATTAGAAATGGATGTAACCCAAGAACCATCAAAGTCTCCAGAATTATCCAGTTTACTTACCTGGTTACGAAACGAACCTCCTCtttcgaaggaaaaattaGGAACTCTTTGCATTGAAGATAGTGATTTTGAAGTGGCACTTCGAGTGGTTCAACCTTCTGCAAAGAGAGAAGGATTTGTTACTGTACCTGATGTCACATGGGATGATATCGGCTCATTACAAGATATTAGACAAGAATTACAAATGGCTAttcttgtaaatatatatatatatacatatattatctcACTTTCACAGTAAAAATCTCAAGTTATtgcgataatatattaatcattttttttttttttttaggctcCTATAAGACATGCCGAACAATTTGCAGCATTGGGTTTGAGTGCTGCTACGGGTGTATTATTGTGTGGTCCTCCGGGTTGTGGTAAAACATTATTAGCCAAGGCTATCGCAAATGAAGCCggtattaatttcatttccgTAAAAGGACCTGAACTTCTCAATATGGTAATCATCTATCTTTAATCCTTGTTTTCATGAacgtatagataataatttaattaacgtcTCATTTGTTCATAGTATGTTGGTGAAAGTGAGAAAGCTGTACGTCAATGTTTTATGAGAGCAAGAAATTCTGCTCCTTGTGTTATATTTTTCGACGAATTGGATGCCTTGTGCCCTAAGAGGACAGAAGGGGACAATTCAGCCACGTCACGTGTTGTAAATCAGATGCTTACAGAAATGGATGGAGTTGAAAGTAGACAAGGAGTATTCTTAATGGCTGCTAGCAATCGTCCAGATATTATCGATCCTGCCGTATTAAGACCTGGAAGAttggataaaattttatacgtaGGATTACCAACTGCTGCAGATCGTGTTGATATTTTAAGAGCACTAACAAAGGTTAGAACATACGCTGcgatcaataaattttataaaatttgttaattacgatttgttaaaatcaattttaatgtcCTTACAGAATGGTACAAAACCAAAATTAGCTGCAGATATTAATTTGGGTGAAGTAGGATATAACGAAAAATGTGATGGTTACACTGGAGCCGATTTGGCATCTTTGATCAGAGAAGCTGGAATAGAAgcattaaaagaattaatgatACAGTATCACACACATCCAGAAATCTGTATGCGACATATCGCTAATGCGTTTGAAAAAGTGCGGCCGTCGGTTCATGAAAAAGTAAGTAATTTATctgtataaatagataatagaaCAATGAAACGCATTTtgggaaatattaattataaactttgttaataattttttttttttttttcttttttttattatcattattaaatgttatttctaaaaatatattaaaaatgttcagGAGATCAAACACtatgaaaaattaagaaagcAATATTCAGTTAAAAAAGATCCTGAAGTAACGCCTATGGATACGCCGTTAGAAGCACCAATAGTGGATGTAGTTATGGAACCAATGGAAACATGAGGCGaacttattaaaaatcttttaatatgGCACTTCTCTTccattattgaaattttatcagaATTTCTAAGGACATTAGAAATAACGAATAATTGtgtaagataatatttttacgttaTAGGAATTATATAGGTTAGGATTTTTAAGTTACGAtgtttacaaattatatacatcctttttttattccgatgttaatattaaatgatgatGACGTTTGAGAAATAAGGCAAAATATAATGGTAATGTTCGGATACCCATCTAACGAAGAACATTATCTGTATTTACCAATTTtgtaaacataaataaattttatgttatCTATAAATAAGATGACATATTTTAAATGTACTAAAATACGCcatatttaatttgaataattgatatatatatattaaatataataattgattcattaattatattttatttgtataacaTTTGCCAAAACGAATTTATATTAGTTTTGAATTTCTACTAGCttgaaataatgaaacaatTTACAATACTTACAAAtgaatacaatttattttttattaattaaacgt is a window from the Vespa crabro chromosome 17, iyVesCrab1.2, whole genome shotgun sequence genome containing:
- the LOC124429936 gene encoding nuclear valosin-containing protein-like isoform X1, whose product is MQKVGKLNSSIDIIPLQGSSGDYKSKNMDNKHKIENSHRFFKDQLLISRVQTYMHENENRVYIDVNEMADTLQRKYRDYRGKKRSAFRALVRKAYDELTEMFAKKSSRDWYAYEEDDDDDEVDVESDPQPAILGDVLLKMFKKSKGKQNGNSSDKELIDISSDDDVEKCDPKSDVKVEDSTVANKNLQENTNSQPVVQKSSDSKEERQLVQMSKNEVSIPKTQTETTTRKRQRDKENDSGQLPVTKRVKTIPITEPKVTFADVGGNDKVLKTVCKLLAHIKHPEIFKQLGISPLRGFLLHGPPGCGKTLLAHAIAGELAVPLLKVAAPELVAGVSGESEARIRELFDQGVAIAPCVLFLDEIDAVAPHRATAQREMERRIVAQLLSCLDELSTKDNGDRVLVIGATNRPDSLDPALRRAGRFDREVCLGIPDKDARAKILAVHTEKVALAPNISLSTIASLTPGFVGADLVALIREAAMAAVDRIFEDLNETVPAINISKSPEISEIDPQTDKEVPAFENSGNIVDDVTTVEAPTCIEDTVSSISKTQSENSNVGLEMDVTQEPSKSPELSSLLTWLRNEPPLSKEKLGTLCIEDSDFEVALRVVQPSAKREGFVTVPDVTWDDIGSLQDIRQELQMAILAPIRHAEQFAALGLSAATGVLLCGPPGCGKTLLAKAIANEAGINFISVKGPELLNMYVGESEKAVRQCFMRARNSAPCVIFFDELDALCPKRTEGDNSATSRVVNQMLTEMDGVESRQGVFLMAASNRPDIIDPAVLRPGRLDKILYVGLPTAADRVDILRALTKNGTKPKLAADINLGEVGYNEKCDGYTGADLASLIREAGIEALKELMIQYHTHPEICMRHIANAFEKVRPSVHEKEIKHYEKLRKQYSVKKDPEVTPMDTPLEAPIVDVVMEPMET
- the LOC124429936 gene encoding nuclear valosin-containing protein-like isoform X2 gives rise to the protein MQKVGKLNSSIDIIPLQGSSGDYKSKNMDNKHKIENSHRFFKDQLLISRVQTYMHENENRVYIDVNEMADTLQRKYRDYRGKKRSAFRALVRKAYDELTEMFAKKSSRDWYAYEEDDDDDEVDVESDPQPAILGDVLLKMFKKSKGKQNGNSSDKELIDISSDDDVEKCDPKSDVKVEDSTVANKNLQENTNSQPVVQKSSDSKEERQLVQMSKNEVSIPKTQTETTTRKRQRDKENDSGQLPVTKRVKTIPITEPKVTFADVGGNDKVLKTVCKLLAHIKHPEIFKQLGISPLRGFLLHGPPGCGKTLLAHAIAGELAVPLLKVAAPELVAGVSGESEARIRELFDQGVAIAPCVLFLDEIDAVAPHRATAQREMERRIVAQLLSCLDVIGATNRPDSLDPALRRAGRFDREVCLGIPDKDARAKILAVHTEKVALAPNISLSTIASLTPGFVGADLVALIREAAMAAVDRIFEDLNETVPAINISKSPEISEIDPQTDKEVPAFENSGNIVDDVTTVEAPTCIEDTVSSISKTQSENSNVGLEMDVTQEPSKSPELSSLLTWLRNEPPLSKEKLGTLCIEDSDFEVALRVVQPSAKREGFVTVPDVTWDDIGSLQDIRQELQMAILAPIRHAEQFAALGLSAATGVLLCGPPGCGKTLLAKAIANEAGINFISVKGPELLNMYVGESEKAVRQCFMRARNSAPCVIFFDELDALCPKRTEGDNSATSRVVNQMLTEMDGVESRQGVFLMAASNRPDIIDPAVLRPGRLDKILYVGLPTAADRVDILRALTKNGTKPKLAADINLGEVGYNEKCDGYTGADLASLIREAGIEALKELMIQYHTHPEICMRHIANAFEKVRPSVHEKEIKHYEKLRKQYSVKKDPEVTPMDTPLEAPIVDVVMEPMET
- the LOC124429936 gene encoding nuclear valosin-containing protein-like isoform X4 — translated: MHENENRVYIDVNEMADTLQRKYRDYRGKKRSAFRALVRKAYDELTEMFAKKSSRDWYAYEEDDDDDEVDVESDPQPAILGDVLLKMFKKSKGKQNGNSSDKELIDISSDDDVEKCDPKSDVKVEDSTVANKNLQENTNSQPVVQKSSDSKEERQLVQMSKNEVSIPKTQTETTTRKRQRDKENDSGQLPVTKRVKTIPITEPKVTFADVGGNDKVLKTVCKLLAHIKHPEIFKQLGISPLRGFLLHGPPGCGKTLLAHAIAGELAVPLLKVAAPELVAGVSGESEARIRELFDQGVAIAPCVLFLDEIDAVAPHRATAQREMERRIVAQLLSCLDELSTKDNGDRVLVIGATNRPDSLDPALRRAGRFDREVCLGIPDKDARAKILAVHTEKVALAPNISLSTIASLTPGFVGADLVALIREAAMAAVDRIFEDLNETVPAINISKSPEISEIDPQTDKEVPAFENSGNIVDDVTTVEAPTCIEDTVSSISKTQSENSNVGLEMDVTQEPSKSPELSSLLTWLRNEPPLSKEKLGTLCIEDSDFEVALRVVQPSAKREGFVTVPDVTWDDIGSLQDIRQELQMAILAPIRHAEQFAALGLSAATGVLLCGPPGCGKTLLAKAIANEAGINFISVKGPELLNMYVGESEKAVRQCFMRARNSAPCVIFFDELDALCPKRTEGDNSATSRVVNQMLTEMDGVESRQGVFLMAASNRPDIIDPAVLRPGRLDKILYVGLPTAADRVDILRALTKNGTKPKLAADINLGEVGYNEKCDGYTGADLASLIREAGIEALKELMIQYHTHPEICMRHIANAFEKVRPSVHEKEIKHYEKLRKQYSVKKDPEVTPMDTPLEAPIVDVVMEPMET
- the LOC124429936 gene encoding nuclear valosin-containing protein-like isoform X3, which codes for MQKVGKLNSSIDIIPLQGSSGDYKSKNMDNKHKIENSHRFFKDQLLISRVQTYMHENENRVYIDVNEMADTLQRKYRDYRGKKRSAFRALVRKAYDELTEMFAKKSSRDWYAYEEDDDDDEVDVEKSKGKQNGNSSDKELIDISSDDDVEKCDPKSDVKVEDSTVANKNLQENTNSQPVVQKSSDSKEERQLVQMSKNEVSIPKTQTETTTRKRQRDKENDSGQLPVTKRVKTIPITEPKVTFADVGGNDKVLKTVCKLLAHIKHPEIFKQLGISPLRGFLLHGPPGCGKTLLAHAIAGELAVPLLKVAAPELVAGVSGESEARIRELFDQGVAIAPCVLFLDEIDAVAPHRATAQREMERRIVAQLLSCLDELSTKDNGDRVLVIGATNRPDSLDPALRRAGRFDREVCLGIPDKDARAKILAVHTEKVALAPNISLSTIASLTPGFVGADLVALIREAAMAAVDRIFEDLNETVPAINISKSPEISEIDPQTDKEVPAFENSGNIVDDVTTVEAPTCIEDTVSSISKTQSENSNVGLEMDVTQEPSKSPELSSLLTWLRNEPPLSKEKLGTLCIEDSDFEVALRVVQPSAKREGFVTVPDVTWDDIGSLQDIRQELQMAILAPIRHAEQFAALGLSAATGVLLCGPPGCGKTLLAKAIANEAGINFISVKGPELLNMYVGESEKAVRQCFMRARNSAPCVIFFDELDALCPKRTEGDNSATSRVVNQMLTEMDGVESRQGVFLMAASNRPDIIDPAVLRPGRLDKILYVGLPTAADRVDILRALTKNGTKPKLAADINLGEVGYNEKCDGYTGADLASLIREAGIEALKELMIQYHTHPEICMRHIANAFEKVRPSVHEKEIKHYEKLRKQYSVKKDPEVTPMDTPLEAPIVDVVMEPMET